The sequence TAAAAGACCGTATTATAAACGAAGACCATAAGACTCTATTAAAGGAGAAGTACTATCAAACTGATATGTCACTGCCTGGCTTCGGCTACGGGCTTGATGAAGATGGTTGGGAAAGTCATAAATTTAACAAGTTGATCCGCGAATTTGAAATGACTAGTAGGGAACAGAGactgaaaagaacaagatggTTATCTCAGGTAATGGAATATTACCCCATGAACAAGTTGAGCGATATCAAGCTCGAGGATTTCGAAAcctcttcgtcttcaaacaagaaaccaaaGCAAGAATCTGTTTCAGATGACATAGCTTCTCCCACTGGTGAGAAGATCGAAGAGGATACCAACCAAGTACAATTATCGGAAAgtagaaagaaagaagattcTAAAACGTCCGGGAAGATCTCATTAGTCGGAAGTGGTCCAGGTTCGGTGTCCATGCTAACAATAGGTGCAATGCAAGAGATAAAGACTGCGGATATAATTCTAGCAGACAAACTAGTGCCTCAGGCCATCCTAGATTTGATTCCTTCAAAGACAGAAACGTTCATAGCCAAAAAATTCCCCGGTAACGCAGAACGGGCACAACAAGAACTACTGTCCAAGGGCCTTGAGTCGCTGACCAACGGATTGAAAGTGGTCCGTCTGAAGCAAGGTGATCCATACATCTTTGGTCGTGGTGGCGAAGAAtacaatttcttcaaaagccACGGGTACATCCCATCCGTTCTACCAGGTATCAGCTCTTCTCTAGCCTGTACCGTATTGGCTCAAATACCTGCCACACAGCGTGACGTCGCAGATCAAGTGCTCATATGCACTGGGACCGGTAGAAAGGGTGCTCTGCCAAAAATCCCTGAGTTTGTTGAAAGTAGAACCACAGTGTTCTTGATGGCGTTGCATCGGGCCAACGTTCTAATCACAgaactattgaaaaatggttgGGACAGTGATGTTCCCGCTGCAATCGTTGAGAGAGGTTCGTGTCCGGACCAACGTGTCACTAGGACCCTCCTCAAATGGGTTCCCGAGGTGGTGGAGGAGATTGGTTCAAGACCTCCTGGCGTCTTGGTTGTAGGTAAAGCTGTGAATGCATTAGCTGATCACGATCTAGTAAATTTTGAtgaatcaagaaaatttgtGATTGATGAAGGTTTCagagaatttgaaattgatatAGATAGTTTATTTAAATAGCGCAACTGGGGtctgtatataaataagaCATTAAACAATTACTAATATTAGTTTCCACATTCATTTACGTATCCACCTGACATCCTCTGGTCCTCTGGGTTTATTCgaggggaaaaaaaaggtgcCTCTGAGACTCAGGACTccatttgatgaaatctTGGCAAACcaagaaagcaaagaaacaaagatGATAAGCAAACGGCTCTTTCAAACCAGtgctaaaaaaattgcCTTTGCTTTTGATATAGATGGCGTTTTACTTAGGGGCAAGAAACCTATTCCGGGCGCTAGTGACACATTGAAACTACTGAACCAGAACAAGATCccatatatattattaaCTAATGGTGGTGGGCATTCTGAAAAAGCACGTACAGAGTTTATCTCAAGCCAACTGGACGTTGATATATCACCTTTGCAAATTATCCAAAGTCATACTCCATACAAGACCCTTGTTAATAAATACTCAAGGATTTTAGCTGTTGGTACACCTTCCGTAAGAAAGGTCGCAGAAGGCTATGGGTTCCAAGATACTGTTCATCAGACTGATATTGTCAGATATAATAGGGACATAGCGCCGTTTAGCGGACTTTCTGACGAACAATTGCTGGAGTATTCACGAGAGATTCCGGATTTGACTACTAAGAAATTCGATGCCGTGTTAGTGTTTAATGACCCTCATGATTGGGCAGCTGATCTACAGATTATTTTAGACGCAATCAACAGTAAAAATGGGATGTTGAATACTTTGAGAAGTGAGAAAAGTGGCAAACCTTCCATCCCTATCTACTTCTCAAATCAGGATTTACTATGGGCCAATCCTTATAAATTGAATAGATTTGGTCAAGGTGCCTTCCGTTTGTTGGTTAGAAAACTATACTCCGAGTTAAACGGTGAACCCTTGCAAGATTTCACTTTGGGTAAACCTACAAAACTGACTTATGATTTTGCGCATCATGTCCTTATTGACTGGGAAAAGAGACTGAGTGGAACGATAGCTCAATCTATTGAACAGAAATTACCACTATTAGGCACCAAGCCTTCAGTTTCTCCATTTCACTCAGTGTTCATGGTCGGTGATAACCCTGCAAGTGATATTATTGGTGCTCAAAATTACGGCTGGAACAGTTGTTTGGTGAAGACAGGTGTTTACAAGGAGGGCGATGATTTAAAGGAATGTAAACCTACAATGATTGTAGACAACGTATTCGATGCAGTGACCAGAACACTGGAAAAGTACGCATGAAATCCCGTTATGCCACTATTATGCGTTCTTGTTTCCTGTAAGTATACATTGTTCTGATAGATTTTATTGATAGAGTAAAACTGAATTTACAAAACGTATGCGATATACATAATTAAGttaaataatttttttgcgGAAATTGACACCACCACATAATAAATACGTATTTTTCGActtaagaagaaaaaaatactatcaacttttccaaaaaagacaataaCCTACCAAGGCCAGTTGACCAATGCATCCTAATGGGCAGGAAAAGCATATTTTCCCCCAGGGTAGTAACCCGACGTCGCCTCTCGGCAATTCCTGGATTTGGCCTTTACAAATCATCGGAGATGCTGTCCAAGTTGATAGGTTGGCCAGGCTTGAAAGCAGGCAGACCTAAATAAGGACACCCGCTGCATCTAAAGGCGTCGCCTAGAGAGCAAGAGCCACAGCCACCAACCTTCTTCCCATCGATAGTGAAATCGATCTCAGTCAACTCATCTTCAGTGAACTTGACAACTTTATCCTGTTGAGATCTTATGTcatttatttcttgttcttcttgttccttcATACCGCAAGTACAATCCTTACAagctttcttctttttagtCTTGGATTTGCCGCATGTAATCATGGTAATCATGGGTTTGCTAGAGTCATCCTCATCAATTaagtcttcttcttcgatggAGTCATTATCGATATCAACTTGGTCAAAATATTGAGCTTTAGAAGAGTCACTAGATatttcatcgtcatcgcTATCCTCAATTAGGTCATCTTCGACCTTAAAGACTTTTGGTTCATCAgctattttgaaaaagggcaCTTTAGCGTCGTCTGCTTTCTTGAATGCGGGTAGCTTGGTATCCCCTGCCTTTTTGAATGAAGGTAACTTATGACTTGAAGATTCAGCTTTCTTGAAAGTTGGCAATTTGGTATTACCAGCTTGCTTTCTATCCTTCAACGGTATGGAGACTGTTTGGTTCAGATTGGAAACGTCCTTCTTAACCCAACGGTAATCTGGCTTGGTAACTATTTCAAAGCCATTAATTAGTGCATCCACTTTATAAGCGTCACTTAAGCCCATCAGTGAGCCATTTAATTTCAATGAGTCAGCTAGAACAGAGATGAGTTTCTTGGGGAAAATGATGCCGTTGGGAGCTTCGGGCGTCAAATATTGAATAGTTTCATATTTGTTATTCTCCAACTTTACAGATCCATCATTTAGTTTATTAATTAAAAACTGGTCTTCAAATTTGATTCCTTTGGACGCAGTTTGAGTCTTGATATTCTCCACCAGCTCCGGTGTTGTGGTGACGGCTGGATGTATTAGAAGTAGGCCTGTTTTGAATTCCGACATCGATGATTTCGTTTTTATGGGCGATATACTGGAATGTGATGCAATGGATAGGTTTTGATTGATATATGTTTTGATAtatgatgaaaaatgaatgatTACTAATCATTTCAATTTTCAGTGTTTtacgcttttttttttctttttccacaACCTTCCGGATAATATCGGACTTACTCCGGTACCGGGACTCGTCAAATAGTCCGCATAGGAAATAGAGACTATATCAGCATATAAATGaattaattaattaatGAATAAATAGCTGTTtatatgaaaagatttaCGTACTTGCTATACGGCCCTTACATACTTGCTGCAAGGAGAAGGGAAAAATCATGACATTGTGTGTATATGCTGAGTTGGTTTTCCTAATGAATGTTTTTCCTGGAAGATACAAAACACAAAAGATGTAGATGTGAATGTACTTGCAATTCTCCAACTATTTATTAATGCTTATCTGCTAAAACTGGAGTTTCTACctcgtcttcgtcttcttcttcttcatcgtcgtcgtcgtcgtcgtcgtcgtcgtcgtcatcatcatcgtcgtcgtcgtcgtcatcatcatcttcatcattgttcttttcgttCTTATTGTCTTCagtctcttcttcttcttcctcttcatcgtcttcatcttcgtcatcttcttcgttatcCTTTGGATATCCTCCCAATTTCATAACAATCTTGTTAACAATTTCGTTCCAATCCATCATACCACCAAGTCCAATATCGCCATTTATATCCATAACTTTTTCAGAGGGCTTGAAAACAGTAACCCAAGACATTTCCTCCTTTATTGTTTGCAACTGttttttcgtcatcataGAATTAAAGGTACTACTTACCATGGAAGGCGCCAAAAGAATTGGGAAACTTGGATTCCAAGCTCTGATGACACTTGTTAGAAGATTGTCGCAAAGCCCCAGAGCAATCTTCGATAAGGTGTTCGCGGTTAACGGAGCTACTACTAGTATGTCCGCCCAACGGCGTAACTCTATATGAAGTACGGGGTCAGTCCGCTGTTTCCATGCATCCCATTCATCTTGATCTATCCAAAGTTGAATGTGTGGGGGAAGCTCTACGACTTRAGCCATGTTACATTGACCAGGTGTTGGCGTTGGCGTTACTGGAGTTGTTGGAATAGATTCGTACTGTGAAAGCTTATTTAGTTTCTCTGAagatttgatgattttcttAGTATAtctttgttcaaaaaactGTGTTGCGGACTGCGTTAAAATCACTTGAATGCTTATCTTATCACGACCGTAAAtttcttctaatttttttatcattggTTTGATCTTAAATACGGATAATGAACCTGTGGCACCAAAGAGTACGTGCAATTTCCCATCGTCTTGAGGCAACCTGGGGTCTAGGTTCTTGGAATTTTCTCTCTTGGGAATAATGGAAGGAATGACTGATTGCTTTACTGGAGTATCTTCAGGGGTAGATCGTGCATGAGTTTGCATCGAAATGTTACTTATTGAATCTTCGTTTGAAACTGTGGTATGAGTGGGGGTTATAGCGGTAACTTCATCGCTTTCCTTGTTTATCGGCGTCGACGAGGCGGCGATTTTGTCAGGCTTAATAGGGTCGAGTATACTAATAGTACTATCCAGCTTAGGTGTAGGATCTTTCATTTCGTTGACAAGCGGGGAACCAGGTACCTGTACTGTTCTCGGAGTGGCACTGCTGTTCGGTATAGCTGCGGTGCTGCCGACGACGGAGGCCGGAGTGGATACCGAGCCGTTGTTTGGAGTTTTAGCCTTTTCTGATTCAATTTTTAGTTGAGTCAGGCTGTCctgcttttgttgttgtttcaGATCACTGAAAGTTACAGCGGGAACCCTTTTCAAACCAGGTTCCGGAGTATTACTTACCACAGCACCTGAAGTTCCTATGGCGTTCATGATGGATTTTGTAGTAGTTGCGGTAGCATTCGACAACGTAGGGCTCACAGACTGTCTTCCCGAGACGGGAGAGTTAACTATCGAGTCCTTCCCTTTAATATATTCGTGGTCAAGCACAATTTCCTTCTGTCCACGGGAAAATCTTGGGCACTCTATAGGTTGGTTGCTTGCATGATCCGGGTCGTGCTTCCCATTAGTAGAAGCGATGGCGGTCATTGCTTCTGCTATTAAGATCTTTGGACTATAATTATTCCTTGcctgatattttctttatttgttCGGAAAtgaacagcaacaacacAACAGCAAGGGACCaggtttgaaaatgaacttTCCAAATGTAACTGAACGGCGGTATTTGGTGGAGAAAGGGAGGGAGGGAATGTTTCAAGAGCGTTCTTGACTTCTTCTCCTCTTAGATCGCCTCCCCAGAAAAGAATCGATGCCATTTTTGCAAGAGAAAAAGTTGCGTGGGTCACTATTCACGAGTAAATACGGTGAACTAATAATTAATCAAGACTACAACGACTCATAATCAGCGCAATACAGACAAATAATATAAGTTTCGGCAATTATATAGCCATTAGTAAACCACCTACGGTATAGGGGAATGGGGGGGTACGTATTTGTGTGTACTGGCGGAACAAAGAAGGGCTGTAAGAAGATATGCTTTTCACAAGACGATTTTCTTAATACACCATCAGTTTATTAAGCCTGTGAACTCAATCATGTTATGCAAATGATAAAACAACACAGTATAGTCGAATCAGTTGCGTGTTGCATTCGCTACCTTTTTCAAGCTGGCCCGCACTCCGGAATGCATTCGGTGTTGCTTCTGTGAGGGAGATCCTCACCGCATGTTGGAATAAGAACACAATCATcgtccatctattactgGTATATTAGATTGGAGAGCTTATCTATATTGTTATGTTTAGAAAAATGGGACCCGAAAACGTGTCGCCATGGACATCACCACCACTCCATTCGGCGGTGATATCCGACTTCCTGCGTATTCTTAGACCCGAAGTGCTCAGGGAAGCCTGCTCTTAGCAATCCTTAGAGGTTGGAAAACCCCGGGCCCGGCTGTGCTAGTTGTACTCTGGAAAACAAGCAGCAGGGTTTAAAACTAGATGGTCCTAATGCTAAAATATATAGAACTTGCTAGCTGCTTGGCGAACTCTTAATCTGGTCGTGTAGTAGCGTAACTATCTTCACAAGTCTCGAAGAACTCATCCTTGTTAGCTCAGTTGGTAGAGCGTTCGGCTTTTAAGCAATTTGCTTAGGCAAGGATACCGAAATGTCAGGGGTTCGAGCCCCCTATGAggagttctttctttttttttgctttttccGAGTATTCTTAAAACTCGAACAAGATTCcactattgaaaagaagagaaaatgaCAGAGCTGTGCGTAACCTGAGCCCCAACTATTTCCTGAAGAAGCTGATTATACTATTTCATGGAACCGAATAAGCgtttgaaaatgacaacAACCTATAAAGACTACGACATGGAGGAGCCATTAACCTCAAATGCCAGGCCGCTAAAGAATTCTGTGATTACAATtagaataataaaatcGTTCCCATATAGAAATGTTAAAAACATAGTGCTGCATGATTACGATCTTGCAGAGAAAACCGCGAGGGATCTGTTCAATGATGTTTTAAACAAAATCCAGAATGAAGGTTCATTAAGACCCTTCCGTAATGTTGCATATGACACtctaaaaatatatactcATGCACACGGTTCCAAGACGGTTAATCTTGTTATTAACTTCGACCACGACGACGACTGGATTTTAGACTTGGAAGAcgacaagaagaaactatTCAAATATGGGATTGAGAATGAAACCGAGCTGTCATTGTTCAACAAGGATGATTACCTCAGGTTTAAGGAAaatccagaagaaaaatggtGAGGTGTATGATTTCATaaatttcattaaaaataaatgctgtgaatatatatttgtgtgtgtatgtgtatatatatgattaATTAAACATCAAATGCGTGTATAATGCAGGGGAGAGCGCAGCTCTTTAGAAAACAACTTGGTTTTTATAGAAAATGTCATCATCTTCCATGGCGCCGAATGAATAGTTGTCGAATTCAGaatatgttttctttattctttcatCGGTGCGGGGGGTTtgttggtggtggtggcggTGGTGACGATGATGGTGACGGcgatgatgacgaggaCGTTGTACATCGTTTATATTGACAAGGGACTCGTGAATTGCGCCTTTAGAATCAATGTCTCTTCTCATCACAGCTTCGTTGAACTTCAATTTCCTGGGGAGgcgttctttttcttctagttcAAAGTCTTCTACATCTTCATTTATTGAAGAGGCCTTAGTACATGTAGAATGTTGATCGAAAATAGATGATGTGTGAGAGTCCACAGATGATGCGCATGAGATATCTTCGAACTGTCCTAGAACATCGTTGTTGTCTGGTGTGTTGAACTGGTTGATTTCCTCCTCGAATATAATTtctggattttttttcaatgcgGATTTTAAATTCTTTGGTTGCTTCTGTCCACTCGGTTGCTGTGTAGGCCACATTTTGTCTTCAACGTTATTTATGTTAGTCAAATCCGGACCATACAGCACGGTTACGTCGGTTTCCTTGTTCCAGTTGATAGAGAGCGGGTCTGACTTGGAGTTTTGCAAACCGTAATGGTTTATAGACCAACGCCTCCATAGACAGTGGTGTAGTCTGACGAGGTACATATTGTAATCCAGCGAGTCTTCGGAGGAACAGCTCGGGAGTCGAAGTAATTTGTGCTTACGCATTTTCAACAGTAGTGTCCAAGAGGCCGGCATTTCCAAACTCGCATCACTAAACTCATGATGGAAGTAGTCAATAGCTGGCTTGTTGTAATTGGTCATGTTATCCAGTAACATTAAATTCTGGTACGATATTATTGTATCGTCTAAACTAGtcattatatatatatgtgtgcGTGTGTGcgtgtgtgtgtgtttgGTGCCTGAATAAGCAAGCAAAAATAGGAAACAAGAAGGTTAAACTAAAATTTGGGgagacatttttttttaacggGGAACTATTGCTCAcctatatatatgtatatataattatatcCTATCTGTAGAACGGCAGAGATATGTTTATTTAGCAGCATCCGTCCTAAGTAAagcaagagaaagagagaaagaaaaatYATTATTGTCcccagattttttttttcttttgcggGTGGAAAAGACCAAATCTTACTCTGCCCCGCGGGGATTTCTTAGTCGGATACCGTTACGGAAACGAGTAGAAAAAAACCGAAGAACATATTTTTCCGACTGCGTGCAAGCTTTAGTGGGACCGGAAAAATGCacaaaaagcaaaacacCCCACCCCGAGGACCCCCGTCTTGCCCCTCTCGCTCTTCACTGGCCCCCGCCTTTGGTTTTTCCGTCCAGGCTTATTTAGTGCAAAGCGCTCGGAAAAACTCGAAAAAGCATATAACAAACAGAGCGGggcagttttttttgttttttttttttgctcttcCCGGACAACTCGGGGGAAGGTCGTTCCAGATGCGTTATCGTTTTGAGTGACTATCGACAGGAGTCGTTAATCATTACTACTTGGCAGGatagaagagaagagaTATGAGCTGGAGGCCCGCTACGTCATGTTGAAGAGCAGTGGCTAAAGATAAGTCGTATAGGGCTATCGCGAAACGTTGTGCCTACATGTGTGCTTTACGgcatttttttgccttGTCGTTTCACAAACATTGGTGTCCTTTACCTCTGTTGTACGGCTTCGTCGAAAAAGCTTATCGTGATATCATGAATACAGTTTTCTGGAAGTATACTGACTCCTCTGACCTGTCAAGGATATTTTGGGTTAACACGTCTCGGATAGAAACTGGCAGGATCCGATTAGCGCCGTATCATTGGTGCGCCATTCTTGCTAGGGCTTGAAGGCAAGAAAGCAAGAGATAAAGTGAGTACTTTATTAATATATACTTcgcaaattttttttgtgtttttACTTTTAGTTTTGGAACCTTGAAATTGTGTATCGCAAGGCAAagtaattaaaaaattaatgcGTCAGACGCATGATTGAAGCTGGGCTTGCCACCTCTCATTCCTCTTGTTAGCGCTTTCAAAAGCGTGTATATCCGTTTTCTTATTTACGTACGGATAGATATTCGAATATCCGTTACTCATGTATTAGTCAGCTCTTGAAATTCCATATATCGCCGACCCCTATTTTGTTCCTCTTGACATTCAACCCCCTCAGCCTTTTCTTGTATAAAAGGAACTAGATACTGTTATCACTATTTCTTCTGGGAACTTGCTTAAGGATTGCTCAGCACAGCAAGAAATGTCGAAACAGTGGGCGAGTAGTAACAACGGAGCTTTCAAGAGACAAGTGTCGTCTTTTAGAGAGACAATCTCCAAGCAGCATCCGATTTATAAGCCTGCAAAGGGCAGATACTGGCTGTATGTCTCATTGGCCTGCCCATGGGCGCACAGAACGCTGATCACAAGAGCTTTGAAGGGGTTGACTTCTGTTATAGGATGTAGTGTGGTCCACTGGCATCTGGACGAGAAGGGGTGGAGGTTCCTTGACATGGGAAAGCAATTGGGAGATGAGAATGATTTCCTAGAGCATTGGCACGATGCCGCTGGCGGAATCAAGACTGCTAAAGACGACACTAGCACGAGTTTCGCCAGCATCAAGAACGATAGTCAAAGATTCATGGTCGACGCCACCAATGAACCTCACTACGGTTACCAAAGAATCAGTGATCTATATTACAAGAGCGACCCTCAATACTCGGCAAGATTCACCGTCCCTGTCCTGTGGGACCTGGAGACTCAAACCATCGTCAACAATGAAAGTAGTGATATCATCCGGATATTGAACTCTAGTGCGTTTGACGAATTCGTCGATGAAAAGTACAAGAAGGTGGATCTTGTTCCTGAACATCTCAAACCCGAAATCGATGCGTTTAATTCCTGGGTCTAcgacaacatcaacaatgGTGTATACAAGACTGGGTTCGCAGAAAAGGCCAAAGTTTACGAAAGTGAAGTCACTAACGTGTTTGAACATCTGRACAAAGTGGAGAAGATTTTAAGTGAGAAGTACGTGGATTTGAAGGCTAAAAATGGCGGTGTAGATGGCAAGCAAAATATCTTCGCCGTGGGAGACCAATTGACAGAAGCCGACATCAGGCTGTATACTACTATCATAAGATTCGACCCTGTTTATGTTCAGCATTTCAAATGCAATTTCACTACAATCAGAGATGGATACCCGTTCACTCATCTATGGTTGAGAAACTTGTACTGGAACAACGATGCCTTTAGGTACACTACGGATTTCGATCATATCAAGCTGCATTATACGCGTTCCCACACAAGAATCAACCCCTTAGGAATCACACCTTTGGGCCCCAAGCCAGACATTCTACCTTTATAGTTAGCCGCATTTATGTAACGAGCTAGCTAGCTCTCTTTGTAATTTTGAGAactctctttttctataCTCAATTGGGTAATTGACGCGAAACGCGTTAAAGtgcaaaaaagaagccTGAAATTATATTTAACGCAGTGAAGTATTTTCACGCTTGGTTTCTTAAGTACAGCtatattcttcttcggaTTAACTGATTGCTAGTTTCTGTCACTCCTTTGGCGTTTTGAGTCTTGCAAAGAATTctaacaagaaaacaagtTTTCAAACCATCCAATGGTATTTACAAcaccacaaccacaacaGAGATTCAACTCCACTCCTCAATCTAAGCATAGTCTTATCTTCTCACCAGCTAGAGCTCCCTCCATGCAAACACCTTCTTCGT is a genomic window of Saccharomyces eubayanus strain FM1318 chromosome XI, whole genome shotgun sequence containing:
- the MET1 gene encoding uroporphyrinogen-III C-methyltransferase, yielding MVRDLLRLPSSLPLITAGFATDQVHLLVGTGSTDSVSVCKNRIHSILNAGGNPIVVNPSSPGHIKQLHSEFGSFKEFQIIEREFTLSDLTTLGRLLVCKVVDRVFVDLPTAQSSLCDEIFWQCQKLRIPINTFHKPEFSTFNMIPTWVDPKGSGLQIAVTTNGNGYILANRIKRDIISHLPPNISEVVINMGYLKDRIINEDHKTLLKEKYYQTDMSLPGFGYGLDEDGWESHKFNKLIREFEMTSREQRLKRTRWLSQVMEYYPMNKLSDIKLEDFETSSSSNKKPKQESVSDDIASPTGEKIEEDTNQVQLSESRKKEDSKTSGKISLVGSGPGSVSMLTIGAMQEIKTADIILADKLVPQAILDLIPSKTETFIAKKFPGNAERAQQELLSKGLESLTNGLKVVRLKQGDPYIFGRGGEEYNFFKSHGYIPSVLPGISSSLACTVLAQIPATQRDVADQVLICTGTGRKGALPKIPEFVESRTTVFLMALHRANVLITELLKNGWDSDVPAAIVERGSCPDQRVTRTLLKWVPEVVEEIGSRPPGVLVVGKAVNALADHDLVNFDESRKFVIDEGFREFEIDIDSLFK
- the DRE2 gene encoding electron carrier DRE2; amino-acid sequence: MSEFKTGLLLIHPAVTTTPELVENIKTQTASKGIKFEDQFLINKLNDGSVKLENNKYETIQYLTPEAPNGIIFPKKLISVLADSLKLNGSLMGLSDAYKVDALINGFEIVTKPDYRWVKKDVSNLNQTVSIPLKDRKQAGNTKLPTFKKAESSSHKLPSFKKAGDTKLPAFKKADDAKVPFFKIADEPKVFKVEDDLIEDSDDDEISSDSSKAQYFDQVDIDNDSIEEEDLIDEDDSSKPMITMITCGKSKTKKKKACKDCTCGMKEQEEQEINDIRSQQDKVVKFTEDELTEIDFTIDGKKVGGCGSCSLGDAFRCSGCPYLGLPAFKPGQPINLDSISDDL
- the SIS2 gene encoding phosphopantothenoylcysteine decarboxylase complex subunit SIS2, whose amino-acid sequence is MTAIASTNGKHDPDHASNQPIECPRFSRGQKEIVLDHEYIKGKDSIVNSPVSGRQSVSPTLSNATATTTKSIMNAIGTSGAVVSNTPEPGLKRVPAVTFSDLKQQQKQDSLTQLKIESEKAKTPNNGSVSTPASVVGSTAAIPNSSATPRTVQVPGSPLVNEMKDPTPKLDSTISILDPIKPDKIAASSTPINKESDEVTAITPTHTTVSNEDSISNISMQTHARSTPEDTPVKQSVIPSIIPKRENSKNLDPRLPQDDGKLHVLFGATGSLSVFKIKPMIKKLEEIYGRDKISIQVILTQSATQFFEQRYTKKIIKSSEKLNKLSQYESIPTTPVTPTPTPGQCNMAXVVELPPHIQLWIDQDEWDAWKQRTDPVLHIELRRWADILVVAPLTANTLSKIALGLCDNLLTSVIRAWNPSFPILLAPSMVSSTFNSMMTKKQLQTIKEEMSWVTVFKPSEKVMDINGDIGLGGMMDWNEIVNKIVMKLGGYPKDNEEDDEDEDDEEEEEEETEDNKNEKNNDEDDDDDDDDDDDDDDDDDDDDDDEEEEDEDEVETPVLADKH
- the AIM29 gene encoding Aim29p, which codes for MEPNKRLKMTTTYKDYDMEEPLTSNARPLKNSVITIRIIKSFPYRNVKNIVLHDYDLAEKTARDLFNDVLNKIQNEGSLRPFRNVAYDTLKIYTHAHGSKTVNLVINFDHDDDWILDLEDDKKKLFKYGIENETELSLFNKDDYLRFKENPEEKW
- the ECM4 gene encoding S-glutathionyl-(chloro)hydroquinone reductase, which codes for MSKQWASSNNGAFKRQVSSFRETISKQHPIYKPAKGRYWLYVSLACPWAHRTLITRALKGLTSVIGCSVVHWHLDEKGWRFLDMGKQLGDENDFLEHWHDAAGGIKTAKDDTSTSFASIKNDSQRFMVDATNEPHYGYQRISDLYYKSDPQYSARFTVPVLWDLETQTIVNNESSDIIRILNSSAFDEFVDEKYKKVDLVPEHLKPEIDAFNSWVYDNINNGVYKTGFAEKAKVYESEVTNVFEHLBKVEKILSEKYVDLKAKNGGVDGKQNIFAVGDQLTEADIRLYTTIIRFDPVYVQHFKCNFTTIRDGYPFTHLWLRNLYWNNDAFRYTTDFDHIKLHYTRSHTRINPLGITPLGPKPDILPL